In one Oscillospiraceae bacterium genomic region, the following are encoded:
- a CDS encoding HxlR family transcriptional regulator, which produces MDDTHAGCPCMDSCPLNRAMQLIGGKWKMQILCALSNNGPTRYNALKRSLDGVSNTVLSAALKELEQDGLVLRREYLEVPVRVEYEIKARARALMPILDALGDWSGAG; this is translated from the coding sequence ATGGACGACACCCACGCCGGCTGCCCCTGCATGGACAGCTGCCCCCTGAACCGGGCCATGCAGCTGATCGGCGGCAAGTGGAAGATGCAGATCCTCTGCGCCCTGTCCAACAACGGCCCCACCCGCTACAACGCCCTGAAGCGCAGCCTGGACGGGGTGTCCAACACGGTGCTCTCCGCCGCCCTGAAGGAGCTGGAGCAGGATGGGCTGGTGCTGCGCCGGGAGTACCTGGAGGTGCCGGTGCGGGTGGAGTACGAGATCAAAGCCCGCGCCCGCGCCCTCATGCCCATCCTGGACGCCCTGGGCGACTGGAGCGGCGCGGGCTAG
- a CDS encoding sigma-54-dependent Fis family transcriptional regulator: MARNTFWEVMFDNISEGVYILDHAGNYIYCNRAFLQMVGGADREDILQLNAFRLVPEGQVSRSVGVAAFEQKKKVTMINTVVTPKGYRYRQLATATPIFDNMGGVTYVLVETVLLEALERRYQHAVLVEDDGCVDVYSALAVPGPDHVVAESPQMQALLELCRQIAPVDSTILLTGETGTGKEVLARYLHRHSRRARRELVEINCAALPENLLEAELFGYEKGAFTGALNTGKPGLVERADGGTLFLDEINSLPLPLQGKLLRVLESRRSKRLGALEERALDFRLLCATNQDLKALVDAGQFRADLYYRLSVIPLNIPPLRERREDIAPLAVHFLEQFCRQYGRTKVFTRGVFDQLLRYSWPGNVRELRNVVERLLITSTAGTIEIYQAPDNLIAGEAPQAPLSPAPTAPPPPDWEGLLRRAPEAFSLRAYLDECERRVIAGALERCGSTYKAAELLKTNQSTVARKKQKYGL, encoded by the coding sequence ATGGCCCGCAACACCTTCTGGGAGGTCATGTTCGACAATATCAGCGAGGGCGTGTACATCCTCGACCACGCCGGGAACTACATCTACTGCAACCGCGCCTTTTTGCAGATGGTGGGCGGGGCCGACCGGGAGGACATCCTCCAGCTCAACGCCTTCCGCCTGGTGCCCGAGGGACAGGTCTCCCGCAGCGTGGGGGTGGCGGCCTTCGAGCAGAAGAAGAAGGTGACCATGATCAACACCGTGGTCACCCCCAAGGGCTACCGCTATCGCCAGCTGGCCACCGCCACCCCCATCTTCGACAATATGGGCGGGGTGACCTACGTGCTGGTGGAGACGGTGCTGCTGGAGGCGCTGGAGCGGCGCTACCAGCACGCGGTGCTGGTGGAGGACGACGGCTGCGTGGACGTGTACAGCGCCCTGGCCGTCCCCGGCCCCGACCACGTCGTGGCCGAGAGCCCCCAGATGCAGGCCCTGCTGGAGCTCTGCCGCCAGATCGCGCCGGTGGACTCCACCATCCTGCTCACCGGGGAGACCGGCACCGGCAAGGAGGTGCTGGCCCGCTACCTGCACCGCCACAGCCGCCGCGCCCGGCGGGAGCTGGTGGAGATCAACTGCGCCGCCCTGCCGGAAAACCTGCTGGAGGCCGAGCTCTTCGGCTACGAGAAGGGGGCCTTCACCGGGGCGCTGAACACGGGCAAGCCGGGCCTGGTGGAGCGCGCGGACGGCGGCACCCTCTTCCTGGACGAGATCAACTCCCTGCCCCTGCCCCTGCAGGGCAAGCTGCTGCGGGTGCTGGAGAGCCGCCGCAGCAAGCGCCTGGGCGCCCTGGAGGAGCGGGCGCTGGACTTCCGCCTGCTGTGCGCCACCAACCAGGACCTCAAGGCCCTGGTGGACGCGGGGCAGTTCCGGGCGGACCTCTACTACCGCCTGTCGGTCATCCCCCTGAACATCCCACCCCTGCGGGAGCGGCGGGAGGACATCGCCCCCCTGGCCGTCCACTTCCTGGAGCAGTTCTGCCGCCAGTACGGGCGCACCAAGGTCTTTACCCGCGGCGTGTTCGATCAGCTGCTGCGCTACAGCTGGCCGGGCAACGTGCGGGAGCTGAGGAACGTGGTGGAGCGCCTGCTCATCACCAGCACGGCGGGCACCATCGAGATCTACCAGGCCCCCGACAACCTGATCGCCGGGGAGGCCCCCCAGGCCCCCCTGTCCCCCGCGCCCACCGCGCCGCCCCCGCCCGACTGGGAGGGGCTGCTGCGCCGGGCGCCGGAGGCCTTCTCCCTGCGCGCCTACCTGGACGAGTGCGAGCGCCGGGTCATCGCCGGGGCGCTGGAGCGCTGCGGCAGCACCTACAAGGCTGCGGAGCTGCTCAAGACCAACCAGTCCACCGTGGCCCGGAAGAAGCAGAAGTACGGGCTGTAA
- a CDS encoding L-lysine permease: MPPYLQGLAIGLAYVAPIGMQNLFVINTALTQSRRRALLTAGIVIFFDVTLALFCFFGIGAVVERFAVLRLLLLVAGGLIVVRIGVGLIQEEPTMEGGAAVDLPWKDVIVKSCVVTWFNPQALIDGTMIFGGFRAGGIPAGQSVQLILGSSSASVLWFLGITLVIMLFRKKISPKILKAVNVVCGAVLVYYGMGLFLDGCSTVAGLVGGLFRG; encoded by the coding sequence GTGCCCCCCTATCTCCAGGGCCTCGCCATCGGCCTGGCCTACGTGGCCCCCATCGGGATGCAGAACCTCTTCGTCATCAACACCGCCCTCACCCAGTCCCGGCGGCGGGCCCTGCTCACCGCGGGGATCGTCATCTTTTTCGACGTGACCCTGGCCCTGTTCTGCTTTTTCGGCATCGGGGCGGTGGTGGAGCGCTTCGCCGTGCTGCGGCTTTTGCTGCTGGTGGCCGGCGGGCTGATCGTGGTGCGCATCGGCGTGGGCCTTATCCAGGAGGAGCCCACCATGGAGGGCGGCGCGGCGGTGGATCTGCCCTGGAAGGACGTGATCGTCAAGTCCTGCGTGGTCACCTGGTTCAACCCCCAGGCCCTCATCGACGGCACCATGATCTTCGGCGGCTTCCGGGCGGGGGGCATCCCCGCCGGGCAGAGCGTGCAGCTGATCCTGGGCTCCTCCTCCGCGTCGGTGCTGTGGTTTTTGGGTATCACCCTGGTCATCATGCTCTTTCGCAAGAAGATCAGCCCCAAAATCCTCAAGGCCGTCAACGTGGTGTGCGGCGCGGTGCTGGTGTACTACGGCATGGGGCTGTTCCTGGACGGCTGCTCCACCGTGGCGGGGCTGGTGGGCGGCCTTTTCCGCGGGTAA
- a CDS encoding HD family phosphohydrolase, with translation MWNFKHKDAYLACVADLMEDTGVQSMRLLPQHAKGVSCYHHSVLVSYTSFLLCRLFGLDFRAAARGGLLHDLYLYNWQDPRSHPGVRHATQHPVLALKNARARFTVSDREADIILTHMFPVTPTRFYGCLESFVVSTMDKLCAAAELLRLVPLLTPAEEAPAYALPAQAPALRARAAG, from the coding sequence ATGTGGAATTTTAAACATAAGGACGCCTACCTGGCCTGCGTGGCCGACCTGATGGAGGACACCGGCGTGCAGTCCATGCGCCTGCTGCCCCAGCACGCCAAGGGCGTGAGCTGCTACCACCACTCGGTGCTGGTGAGCTACACCAGCTTCCTCCTGTGCCGCCTCTTCGGCCTGGACTTCCGCGCCGCCGCCCGGGGCGGGCTGCTCCACGACCTGTACCTCTACAACTGGCAGGACCCCCGCTCCCACCCCGGCGTGCGCCACGCCACGCAGCACCCGGTGCTGGCCCTGAAAAACGCCAGGGCGCGTTTCACCGTCAGCGACAGGGAGGCGGACATCATCCTCACCCACATGTTCCCCGTCACCCCCACCCGGTTCTACGGGTGCCTGGAGAGCTTCGTGGTGAGCACCATGGACAAGCTCTGCGCCGCCGCCGAGCTGCTGCGCCTGGTTCCCCTGCTCACCCCGGCGGAGGAGGCCCCGGCCTACGCCCTCCCCGCCCAGGCCCCCGCGCTGCGCGCCCGGGCCGCGGGTTAA
- a CDS encoding DNA glycosylase, giving the protein MPVSLRIPHMDLAQIAESGQCFTWRALSPGRYAVAASGRRLECAQTGDSFTFSCTRGEWDAFWADYFDLGTDYGAIKAAIDPDDPCLTAAARAGWGIRVLRQDFWEVAVSFLISQNNNITRIKRSVTGLCEAYGRPIGPDAWSFPRPDDLAGVPEAAFQALGLGYRAKYLAALAGRMARGGLEEFLAPLAGAEPEEARQALLTLYGVGGKVADCILLFGLHRVDAFPVDTHIRRLLARHYPGGFPCGRYRGFLGILQQYLFYYDLKGPAGSVERV; this is encoded by the coding sequence ATGCCCGTTTCCCTGCGCATCCCCCACATGGATCTGGCCCAGATCGCGGAATCGGGCCAGTGCTTCACCTGGCGCGCGCTGTCGCCCGGGCGGTACGCGGTGGCGGCCTCGGGCCGCCGGCTGGAGTGCGCCCAGACGGGGGATTCCTTCACCTTCTCCTGCACGCGGGGGGAGTGGGACGCCTTCTGGGCGGACTACTTCGACCTGGGCACCGACTACGGGGCGATCAAGGCCGCCATCGACCCGGACGACCCCTGCCTCACCGCCGCCGCCCGGGCGGGGTGGGGCATCCGGGTGCTGCGGCAGGACTTCTGGGAGGTGGCGGTGAGCTTCCTGATCTCCCAGAACAACAACATCACCCGCATCAAGCGCAGCGTGACGGGCCTGTGTGAGGCCTACGGACGCCCCATCGGCCCGGACGCCTGGTCCTTCCCCCGGCCCGACGACCTGGCCGGGGTGCCCGAGGCCGCTTTTCAGGCCCTGGGCCTGGGCTACCGGGCCAAATACCTCGCGGCCCTGGCCGGGCGCATGGCCCGCGGCGGACTGGAGGAATTCCTCGCGCCCCTGGCGGGGGCGGAGCCGGAGGAGGCCCGGCAAGCCCTGCTCACCCTCTACGGCGTGGGGGGCAAGGTGGCCGACTGCATCCTCCTCTTCGGCCTGCACCGGGTGGACGCCTTCCCCGTGGACACCCATATCCGGCGGCTCCTGGCCCGGCACTACCCCGGCGGCTTCCCCTGCGGCCGCTACCGGGGCTTCCTGGGCATCCTGCAGCAGTACCTGTTCTACTACGATCTCAAGGGGCCTGCCGGAAGCGTGGAGCGGGTATGA
- the rbr_1 gene encoding rubrerythrin, which yields MSVSFDQSETRLNLMRAFAGESQARNRYTFAAGLAKKKNLQVIQGVFTFTASQEEQHAKVYYNLLEKLSGQNIKVDGTYPVDIFPDLLQHLRAAQHNEYQEWDHDYRHFAEIAKQEEFPEISHIFSSIADIEKTHGDRFGRFADLLEQDKLFVSDVQCKWMCLNCGQIIDATMAPAVCPVCKHPQGYFIRWEMAPFE from the coding sequence ATGTCCGTATCCTTCGATCAGAGTGAAACCAGACTGAACCTGATGCGCGCCTTCGCGGGCGAGAGCCAGGCCCGCAACCGCTACACCTTTGCCGCGGGCCTCGCCAAGAAGAAGAACCTCCAGGTCATCCAGGGCGTGTTCACCTTCACCGCCAGCCAGGAGGAGCAGCACGCCAAGGTCTACTACAACCTGCTGGAGAAGCTCTCCGGCCAGAACATCAAGGTGGACGGCACCTACCCGGTGGACATTTTCCCCGATCTGCTCCAGCACCTGCGCGCCGCCCAGCACAACGAGTACCAGGAGTGGGACCACGACTACCGCCACTTCGCCGAGATCGCCAAGCAGGAGGAGTTCCCCGAGATCTCCCACATTTTCTCCTCCATCGCCGACATTGAGAAGACCCACGGCGACCGCTTCGGCCGCTTCGCCGACCTGCTGGAGCAGGACAAGCTCTTTGTCTCCGACGTGCAGTGCAAGTGGATGTGCCTCAACTGCGGGCAGATTATCGACGCCACCATGGCCCCCGCCGTGTGCCCCGTGTGCAAGCATCCCCAGGGCTATTTTATCCGCTGGGAGATGGCCCCCTTTGAATAA
- a CDS encoding alginate O-acetyltransferase has protein sequence MSFLSPAYLLFFPCTALVYFLLPRRAKNPWLLAASWFFYLCAKPIYLVFLLFAVCSTYVTGLVLEGRGRKKGPLALCAALNLGLLVVFKYLNFAISLAGRGLAALGLDFSAPVLDLLLPAGLSFYLFQAVGYAVDVYRGKIPAQRSFLRHALFLSFFPSLLSGPINRAGDLAPQFEEEHPFCYGDLRAGLLRFLWGAFKKLVLADRLAVAVNTVFAAPHDFGALQVFAAAAAFSLQIYCDFSAYSDMALGSARMMGFRLRENFRTPYFSQSIQEFWRRWHISLSSWFRDYLYIPLGGSRKGTGRKYLNVLIVFAVSGLWHGAALSFVVWGLLNGLYQVAGALTAPARDALRGAIGLREGRAATALWRMLWTFLLSTAAWVFFQAGSVAGALDVFSAMLSGPLLTHPVTAVGLDRAELLCAVLGLLALLIVDALSVRTDLISRVLAAPRPARWAVYLGLLLATVIFGSYGAGYDAQNFIYFQF, from the coding sequence GTGAGCTTCCTCTCCCCCGCCTACCTGCTCTTCTTCCCCTGCACCGCGCTGGTCTATTTCCTGCTGCCCCGCCGGGCCAAAAACCCCTGGCTGCTGGCGGCCAGCTGGTTTTTTTACCTGTGCGCCAAGCCCATCTATCTGGTCTTTCTCCTCTTCGCAGTCTGCTCCACCTACGTGACGGGTCTGGTTCTGGAGGGCAGGGGGCGCAAAAAGGGCCCGCTGGCGCTGTGCGCGGCGCTGAACCTGGGCCTGCTGGTGGTCTTCAAGTACCTCAACTTTGCAATTTCCCTGGCCGGGCGGGGCCTGGCCGCCCTGGGGCTGGACTTCTCCGCCCCGGTGCTGGATCTGCTGCTGCCCGCCGGGCTGTCCTTCTACCTGTTCCAGGCCGTGGGCTACGCGGTGGACGTATACCGGGGCAAAATTCCCGCCCAGCGCAGCTTCCTGCGCCACGCCCTGTTCCTGTCCTTCTTCCCCTCCCTGCTCTCCGGCCCCATCAACCGGGCGGGGGATCTGGCGCCCCAATTTGAGGAGGAGCACCCCTTTTGCTACGGCGATCTGCGGGCCGGGCTGCTGCGCTTCCTGTGGGGGGCCTTTAAAAAGCTGGTCCTGGCCGACCGTCTGGCCGTGGCGGTGAACACCGTCTTTGCCGCCCCCCACGACTTCGGCGCGCTCCAGGTCTTTGCCGCGGCGGCCGCCTTCTCCCTGCAAATCTACTGCGACTTCTCCGCCTACTCGGACATGGCCCTGGGCTCGGCCCGGATGATGGGCTTCCGTCTGAGGGAGAACTTCCGCACCCCCTACTTCTCCCAGTCCATCCAGGAGTTCTGGCGCAGGTGGCACATCTCGCTGTCCTCCTGGTTCCGGGACTACCTGTATATCCCCCTGGGGGGCTCCCGGAAGGGGACGGGGCGGAAGTATTTGAACGTGCTCATAGTCTTCGCGGTCAGCGGGCTGTGGCACGGCGCGGCCCTGTCCTTCGTGGTGTGGGGGCTGCTGAACGGCCTCTATCAGGTGGCGGGCGCCCTGACCGCCCCCGCCCGGGACGCTCTGCGCGGCGCTATCGGCCTGCGGGAGGGCCGGGCGGCCACCGCCCTGTGGCGGATGCTTTGGACCTTCCTGCTCTCCACCGCCGCCTGGGTCTTTTTCCAGGCCGGCTCCGTGGCCGGGGCCCTCGACGTGTTCTCCGCCATGCTCTCCGGCCCCCTGCTCACCCACCCCGTCACCGCCGTGGGCCTGGACAGGGCCGAGCTGCTGTGCGCCGTGCTGGGACTGCTGGCGCTGCTGATCGTGGACGCGCTGTCGGTGCGCACGGATCTCATTTCCCGCGTCCTGGCCGCCCCCCGCCCTGCCCGTTGGGCCGTCTATCTGGGGCTGCTGCTGGCCACCGTGATTTTCGGCAGCTACGGGGCGGGCTACGACGCGCAGAACTTCATCTACTTTCAATTCTGA
- the miaA2 gene encoding tRNA dimethylallyltransferase 2 has product MPLPKLIVILGTTACGKSGLGVELAKRFDGEIVSADSRQVYKGLDLGTGKVTQEEMDGVPHHLLDVVEPNRPYSVHDFQRGAYAAIDGILARGKTPFLVGGTGLYVRSVTQGFTFSDAPPDPALRAGLEGKSAGELYALFQAETGRTLSRSERANPHRLVRALEKARSGLDAPAPVPRYDCLQLGVSFPREVVNRRIDERLIRRLDGGMVEEVAALRAAGATDAFLEGLGLEYRYILWYLTGKIPTRDALVEELGRAIKHFAKRQVVWFKKDEGVLWLDMEGDPVAQGAQAVSAFLKN; this is encoded by the coding sequence ATGCCCCTGCCAAAGCTGATCGTCATTCTGGGGACCACCGCCTGCGGCAAGAGCGGCCTCGGCGTGGAGCTGGCCAAGCGCTTTGACGGCGAGATCGTCTCCGCCGACTCCCGGCAGGTCTACAAGGGCCTGGATCTGGGCACCGGCAAGGTGACGCAGGAGGAGATGGACGGCGTGCCCCACCACCTGCTGGACGTGGTGGAGCCCAACCGGCCCTACTCGGTCCACGACTTCCAGCGGGGGGCCTACGCCGCCATCGACGGCATCCTCGCCCGGGGGAAAACCCCCTTTCTGGTGGGCGGCACGGGGCTCTACGTCCGCTCGGTCACCCAGGGCTTCACCTTCTCCGACGCGCCCCCCGACCCCGCCCTGCGCGCCGGGCTGGAGGGCAAGAGCGCCGGGGAGCTGTACGCCCTGTTCCAGGCGGAGACCGGCCGCACCCTCAGCCGGAGCGAGCGCGCCAACCCCCACCGCCTGGTGCGCGCCCTGGAGAAGGCCCGCTCCGGCCTGGACGCCCCCGCCCCCGTCCCCCGGTACGACTGCCTTCAGCTGGGCGTGAGCTTCCCCAGGGAGGTGGTGAACCGCCGCATCGACGAGCGCCTGATCCGCCGCCTGGACGGCGGCATGGTGGAGGAGGTGGCCGCTCTGCGCGCCGCCGGGGCTACCGACGCCTTCCTGGAGGGCCTGGGCCTGGAGTACCGCTACATCCTCTGGTACCTCACCGGGAAAATCCCCACCCGGGACGCCCTGGTGGAGGAGCTGGGCCGGGCCATCAAGCACTTCGCCAAGCGGCAGGTGGTGTGGTTCAAAAAGGACGAGGGGGTGCTCTGGCTGGACATGGAGGGCGACCCCGTGGCCCAGGGCGCGCAGGCGGTTTCCGCGTTTCTTAAGAATTAG
- the ydhJ gene encoding hypothetical protein, translating into MDLLEIYHPQVPEFLDDLARTGVMERLRQVGMDCGCEYTSFPLFHRGRPSSRWEHSLGVGLIVWHFTGDRTQAAAGLLHDVSTPVFAHVVDFLRRDYVGQSATEAGTEAIILGSRQLREALERWDIRPEDVVDYHRYPVADNDVPGLSADRLEYTLRNFLQYGVRSIEEAAAFYADLRVGRSERGEDELMFGEAELAADFARAALVNARVYVSDEDRFSMEYLALLLRRGLEAGVLEQADLYTTEPQVIARLEAAPETAALWSAFRAFSRGLRAAERPQGGDWFRVSAKKRYIDPYTEGRGRASALSRAAAEDMARFLATQFSAWISAEA; encoded by the coding sequence GTGGACCTGCTGGAGATCTACCACCCACAGGTGCCGGAGTTTCTGGATGATCTCGCCCGCACCGGCGTGATGGAGCGGCTGCGGCAGGTGGGCATGGACTGCGGCTGCGAGTACACATCCTTCCCCCTGTTCCACAGGGGACGGCCCTCCTCCCGCTGGGAACACAGCCTGGGGGTGGGGCTTATCGTCTGGCACTTCACGGGGGACAGGACCCAGGCCGCGGCGGGGCTGCTCCACGACGTGAGCACCCCCGTGTTCGCCCACGTGGTGGACTTCCTGCGCCGCGATTACGTGGGGCAGTCCGCCACCGAGGCGGGCACGGAGGCGATTATCCTGGGCTCCCGCCAGCTGCGGGAGGCGCTGGAGCGCTGGGACATCCGGCCGGAGGATGTCGTGGACTACCACCGCTATCCCGTGGCGGACAACGACGTGCCGGGCCTGTCCGCCGACCGGCTGGAGTACACCCTGCGCAACTTCCTCCAGTACGGCGTGCGGAGTATAGAGGAGGCGGCGGCCTTCTACGCCGATTTGCGGGTGGGGCGCAGCGAGCGCGGGGAGGACGAGCTGATGTTCGGCGAAGCGGAGCTGGCGGCGGACTTCGCCCGCGCCGCTCTGGTCAACGCCCGCGTGTATGTCTCGGACGAGGACCGCTTTTCCATGGAGTACCTGGCCCTCCTGCTGCGCCGGGGGCTGGAGGCCGGGGTGCTGGAGCAGGCGGATCTGTATACCACCGAGCCGCAGGTCATCGCCAGGCTGGAGGCCGCGCCGGAGACGGCGGCGCTCTGGAGCGCCTTCCGGGCCTTCTCCCGCGGCCTGCGGGCAGCGGAGCGGCCCCAGGGCGGGGACTGGTTCCGGGTCAGCGCCAAGAAGCGGTACATCGACCCCTATACCGAGGGGCGCGGCCGGGCCTCGGCCCTGTCCCGGGCGGCGGCGGAGGACATGGCGCGCTTCCTCGCCACGCAGTTCAGCGCCTGGATCTCCGCGGAGGCGTAG
- a CDS encoding phosphohydrolase, whose translation MEAKEYLEFLHVLERLKCNTRHSWTSTGRHETVAAHAWRLAAMALLAKDEFPGVDMDRVLRMCLVHDFGEAITGDIPAFEKSAADEAVEVRAVADMLAPLPHPVRGELEALFAEMDALESPEARVYKALDKLEAVIQHNEAPLDTWTPLEYELNRTYGAAEAAPFPFLDGVRACMRTDTEEKIKRAQ comes from the coding sequence ATGGAAGCCAAGGAATATCTGGAGTTTCTCCACGTGCTGGAGCGGCTCAAATGCAACACCCGCCACTCCTGGACCTCCACCGGGCGGCACGAGACGGTGGCCGCCCACGCCTGGCGGCTGGCGGCCATGGCCCTGCTGGCGAAGGACGAGTTTCCCGGCGTGGATATGGACAGGGTGCTGCGCATGTGCCTTGTCCACGACTTCGGGGAGGCGATCACCGGGGACATCCCGGCCTTTGAGAAGAGCGCGGCGGACGAGGCCGTGGAGGTCCGGGCGGTGGCGGATATGCTCGCCCCCCTGCCCCACCCCGTGCGCGGGGAGCTGGAGGCCCTCTTCGCCGAAATGGACGCGCTGGAGAGCCCGGAGGCCAGGGTCTACAAGGCCCTGGACAAGCTGGAGGCGGTCATCCAGCACAACGAGGCCCCCCTGGACACCTGGACGCCCCTGGAGTACGAGCTCAACCGCACCTATGGCGCCGCCGAGGCCGCCCCCTTCCCCTTCCTGGACGGGGTGCGCGCGTGTATGCGGACGGACACGGAGGAGAAGATCAAGCGCGCACAGTAA
- the serA gene encoding 2-hydroxyacid dehydrogenase → MNIVLLESLGVPRPVLEACVKPFTDAGHTFAAYEKNTDPAVQIERARDADVIVIANMPLTGEVIRACPRLKFIDVAFTGVDHVDLEAAREKGVRVSNAAGYSNEAVAELCLCLMLSLLRNVPQVEARCRAGQTKDGLVGSELMGKTVGVVGVGAIGKRTAELCRAFGCRVLGCKRHVRGDEPEYIKFVGLDELLAQSDIVTLHCPLNDESRGLIDARRIEGMKPGALLINAARGPVVDAQALADALNAGRLGGAGIDVFEAEPPLDPAHPLLHAKNTILTPHVAFASAESMEARARIVFDSLRHWMDGDPINVIL, encoded by the coding sequence ATGAATATCGTACTGCTGGAATCCCTGGGGGTGCCCCGGCCCGTGCTGGAGGCGTGCGTGAAGCCCTTCACCGACGCGGGGCACACCTTCGCCGCCTACGAGAAAAACACCGATCCCGCCGTACAGATCGAGCGGGCGAGGGACGCGGACGTAATTGTAATCGCCAACATGCCCCTGACCGGGGAGGTCATCCGGGCCTGCCCCAGGCTGAAATTCATCGACGTGGCCTTCACCGGAGTGGACCACGTGGATCTGGAGGCCGCCCGGGAGAAGGGCGTACGGGTGAGCAACGCCGCCGGGTACTCCAACGAGGCGGTGGCCGAGCTTTGCCTCTGCCTGATGCTGTCCCTGCTGCGCAACGTGCCCCAGGTGGAGGCGCGCTGCCGCGCCGGGCAGACCAAGGACGGCCTGGTGGGCAGCGAGCTCATGGGCAAGACCGTGGGCGTGGTGGGCGTGGGGGCCATCGGCAAGCGCACCGCCGAGCTGTGCCGCGCCTTCGGGTGCAGGGTGCTGGGCTGCAAGCGCCATGTCAGGGGGGACGAGCCGGAGTACATTAAGTTCGTGGGTCTGGACGAGCTGCTGGCCCAATCCGACATCGTGACCCTGCACTGCCCCCTCAACGACGAGAGCCGGGGGCTCATAGACGCCCGGCGCATCGAGGGGATGAAGCCGGGGGCCCTGCTCATCAACGCCGCCCGGGGGCCGGTGGTGGACGCCCAGGCCCTGGCCGACGCCCTCAACGCGGGCCGGCTGGGCGGCGCGGGCATCGACGTGTTCGAGGCCGAACCGCCGCTGGACCCCGCCCACCCCCTGCTCCACGCCAAAAACACCATACTTACCCCCCACGTGGCCTTTGCCTCCGCGGAGTCCATGGAGGCCCGGGCCCGCATCGTTTTCGACAGCCTGCGGCACTGGATGGACGGGGATCCGATCAACGTGATCCTCTAG
- a CDS encoding LysR family transcriptional regulator: MELRQLRYFTAVAETLNFSRAAETLYISQSALSQQIADLEREMGVELLRRSKRSVELTAAGRALLQEAKKLLHQSEKLVPYVRGQNETRDRELLLGVDYSVDLGYGPSFRVHLADSVYAMRKQTPGLRPTFRMFEHPDLVRALDIGTIDLGFFLHFDERLQGECRAELESRVLRQEEMVLVLRSDHEFEDTPETVQALLKKRGLFLLERETKGMSQILRILDAIGAQPHIRFSDSRNVMVLTAESGESATVLPASVARGLRNPSLRSLHFRVPEAVCNLLAVWKRENPNSLAPQMADMLADKFMEC, encoded by the coding sequence ATGGAACTGCGACAGCTGCGCTACTTTACCGCTGTGGCGGAGACCCTGAACTTCAGCCGCGCCGCCGAGACCCTGTACATCTCCCAGTCCGCCCTGAGCCAGCAGATCGCCGACCTGGAGCGGGAGATGGGGGTGGAGCTGCTGCGGCGCAGCAAGCGATCCGTGGAGCTCACCGCCGCGGGCCGGGCCCTGCTGCAGGAGGCCAAAAAGCTGCTGCACCAGTCGGAAAAGCTGGTGCCCTACGTCCGGGGACAGAACGAGACACGGGACCGGGAGCTGCTGCTGGGCGTGGACTACAGCGTGGATCTGGGCTACGGGCCCTCCTTCCGGGTGCACCTGGCGGACAGCGTTTACGCCATGCGCAAGCAGACCCCGGGGCTGCGGCCCACCTTCCGCATGTTCGAGCACCCGGACCTGGTGCGGGCGCTGGACATCGGCACCATCGACCTGGGCTTCTTCCTGCATTTTGACGAGCGGCTGCAGGGGGAGTGCCGCGCGGAGCTGGAGTCCAGGGTGCTGCGGCAGGAGGAAATGGTGCTGGTGCTGCGCAGCGACCACGAGTTTGAGGACACGCCGGAGACCGTCCAGGCGTTGCTGAAAAAGCGGGGCCTCTTCCTGCTGGAGCGCGAGACCAAGGGCATGAGCCAGATCCTGCGCATCCTGGACGCCATCGGCGCCCAGCCCCACATCCGGTTTTCCGACAGCCGAAACGTGATGGTCCTGACGGCGGAGAGCGGGGAGAGCGCCACGGTGCTGCCCGCCTCGGTGGCCCGGGGCCTGCGCAATCCCAGCCTGCGGTCCCTCCACTTCCGGGTGCCGGAGGCGGTGTGCAACCTGCTGGCGGTGTGGAAGCGGGAGAACCCCAACAGCCTGGCGCCCCAGATGGCGGACATGCTGGCGGACAAGTTTATGGAGTGCTGA